In the Flavobacterium sp. J372 genome, one interval contains:
- a CDS encoding helix-turn-helix domain-containing protein: MNIIGQRIKKLREEKGITQEAMAVQLDVTQSNYGRLEKDDRRLNVVKLLKIARLLEVNITYLFNEGLADINAKPDSFSQSNKEVYDILVDSLRAEIQHLKEEVAFLRVMMKSE, translated from the coding sequence ATGAATATTATTGGTCAGCGCATAAAAAAATTAAGGGAAGAAAAAGGAATTACTCAGGAAGCCATGGCTGTACAGCTTGACGTTACCCAAAGTAACTATGGCCGGCTGGAAAAAGATGACCGCAGGCTAAATGTTGTGAAGCTTTTAAAAATTGCACGTCTCCTGGAGGTTAATATTACTTATCTTTTTAATGAGGGACTAGCAGATATTAATGCGAAACCCGATAGCTTCAGCCAGTCTAACAAAGAAGTATATGATATTTTGGTTGACAGCCTGCGCGCAGAAATACAGCATCTGAAAGAAGAGGTAGCTTTCCTTCGCGTTATGATGAAAAGTGAATAA
- a CDS encoding acyl-CoA dehydrogenase, whose product MDFTLTEEHLMIQKAARDFAQTELLPGVLERDEKQEFPKEQIKKMGELGFMGMMVDPKYGGSGLDTISYVLAMEEISKIDASASVVMSVNNSLVCWGLQTFGTEEQKQKYLTRLATGEIIGAFCLSEPEAGSDATSQKTTAIDKGDHYLLNGTKNWITNGSTADVYLVIAQTDVEKRHKGINALIVEKGMPGFEIGPKEQKLGIRGSDTHSLMFTDVKVPKENRIGEDGFGFKFAMKTLSGGRIGIASQALGIASGAYELALKYSKERKAFGTEICNHQAIAFKLADMAVNIEAARHLCMKAAWDKDNHQNYDMSGAMAKLFASQVAMDTTIEAVQIHGGNGYVKEYHVERLMRDAKITQIYEGTSEIQKIVISRGIIAQ is encoded by the coding sequence ATGGACTTTACACTTACTGAAGAACACCTGATGATACAAAAGGCGGCGCGTGATTTTGCGCAGACAGAATTGCTGCCGGGTGTCTTAGAACGCGATGAAAAACAGGAATTCCCGAAAGAGCAGATCAAAAAAATGGGTGAGCTTGGGTTTATGGGAATGATGGTTGACCCTAAATATGGCGGAAGCGGGCTTGACACAATATCTTATGTGCTGGCCATGGAAGAAATTTCTAAAATTGATGCGTCAGCTTCAGTAGTGATGTCAGTTAACAACTCTTTGGTATGCTGGGGATTGCAAACTTTCGGAACTGAAGAGCAAAAACAAAAATACCTTACACGCCTTGCCACCGGAGAAATAATCGGTGCATTCTGCTTAAGTGAGCCGGAAGCCGGAAGTGATGCTACTTCACAAAAAACTACAGCAATAGATAAGGGCGACCATTACCTGCTTAACGGTACTAAAAACTGGATAACCAACGGCAGCACTGCAGATGTTTACCTGGTAATAGCACAGACAGATGTTGAGAAAAGGCACAAAGGTATAAATGCACTTATTGTTGAAAAAGGTATGCCTGGCTTTGAAATAGGGCCTAAAGAGCAAAAACTTGGCATACGCGGCAGTGATACACATTCGCTAATGTTTACTGATGTAAAAGTACCTAAAGAAAACAGGATTGGCGAAGATGGTTTCGGGTTTAAATTTGCCATGAAAACGCTTTCAGGCGGACGCATTGGTATTGCTTCACAGGCTCTTGGTATTGCTTCAGGCGCTTATGAGCTTGCCCTTAAGTATTCTAAAGAACGTAAGGCTTTTGGCACCGAGATATGCAACCACCAGGCTATTGCTTTTAAACTTGCCGATATGGCTGTAAATATTGAAGCTGCACGCCACCTTTGCATGAAGGCAGCATGGGATAAAGATAATCACCAAAATTATGACATGAGTGGCGCTATGGCTAAACTATTCGCTTCTCAGGTTGCAATGGACACTACTATTGAAGCTGTACAGATACACGGCGGCAATGGATATGTAAAAGAATATCATGTTGAAAGACTGATGCGTGATGCGAAAATTACTCAGATATATGAAGGTACGTCTGAAATACAAAAAATAGTAATTTCCAGAGGCATTATTGCCCAGTAA
- a CDS encoding anhydro-N-acetylmuramic acid kinase codes for MQKYNVVGVMSGTSLDGVDLAHVILSHNNRRWDFEIKETETIPYTSYWVDRLKKAVDFNDAQLEVLNNEYTQLLGDIIKQFLAKHSLKGIDAVCSHGHTILHQPNEGFTLQIGNQPEIARITGVKTVCDFRVQDVQLGGQGAPLVPIGDRILFNAYNACLNLGGFSNISSEKNGERVAYDICPVNTVLNHYANKLGYQYDEGGKIAASAEVHIKLLEKLNGLEFYIMPFPKSLGFEFVKEKVLPLIDRYNSNPADVLATFTEHIAIQISDVIKYSDIKSILITGGGAYNEHLINRMRNILPEVSIEIPDDKTIQFKEALIFGLLGVLKIRGEVNVLASVTGAKHNHSSGVIYLP; via the coding sequence ATGCAAAAGTATAATGTAGTAGGGGTGATGTCAGGCACGTCTCTTGACGGGGTTGACCTTGCACATGTAATTTTAAGCCATAATAATCGCAGATGGGATTTTGAGATAAAAGAAACCGAAACTATACCATATACCAGTTATTGGGTTGACAGGCTGAAAAAGGCAGTAGATTTTAATGATGCTCAATTAGAGGTACTTAATAATGAGTATACACAGTTATTAGGTGATATTATAAAGCAATTTTTAGCGAAGCATTCGCTTAAAGGTATAGATGCCGTATGTTCCCACGGTCACACGATTCTACACCAGCCGAATGAAGGCTTTACATTACAGATTGGTAACCAGCCCGAAATTGCAAGAATTACAGGTGTAAAAACTGTTTGCGATTTCCGTGTGCAGGATGTACAATTGGGAGGGCAGGGGGCACCTTTAGTACCAATTGGGGACAGGATTTTGTTCAATGCATATAATGCCTGCCTTAACCTTGGCGGATTTTCAAATATATCTTCTGAAAAGAACGGGGAAAGAGTGGCATATGATATTTGTCCTGTTAATACAGTGCTAAATCATTATGCAAATAAACTGGGCTATCAATATGATGAAGGTGGAAAAATTGCCGCATCTGCAGAAGTACATATTAAACTGCTTGAAAAACTGAACGGGCTTGAATTTTACATTATGCCATTCCCGAAATCACTTGGTTTTGAATTTGTAAAAGAAAAGGTTCTTCCATTAATTGACAGATATAACAGCAATCCGGCTGATGTACTGGCAACTTTTACAGAACATATAGCCATACAGATAAGCGATGTCATCAAATACAGCGATATAAAAAGTATTCTAATTACAGGTGGCGGCGCGTATAATGAGCACCTAATTAATAGGATGCGTAACATATTACCGGAAGTTTCTATAGAAATTCCGGATGATAAAACCATTCAGTTTAAAGAAGCGCTGATATTTGGCCTGCTCGGTGTGCTTAAAATTCGTGGGGAAGTAAATGTGCTGGCTAGCGTTACCGGGGCAAAACATAACCATAGCTCAGGTGTTATATACCTGCCTTAG
- a CDS encoding response regulator has protein sequence MREELNILIVDDHPMTVNGYINVLSDEEFEGYELKFTKALDCEQAYKLIMDDNRAPFNIAYLDLSLPAYAEKNIFSGFDLGLLIRKIMPDCIVIILTMHSESSLVDRLIKEINPQGIMCKSDIDIDEFLNAFKIIFSGDTYLSSKIVKSLKEKVFDNYKLDNYDKQILMRLSEGIQTINIPNYVPLSLSAIEKRKEQMKNMLLQGKAGDDSELVEAIKKIGIL, from the coding sequence ATGCGAGAAGAATTAAATATTTTAATCGTCGATGACCACCCGATGACGGTTAATGGTTATATAAATGTACTTTCTGATGAAGAATTTGAAGGTTATGAATTAAAGTTTACCAAAGCCCTTGATTGTGAGCAGGCTTATAAACTTATAATGGATGATAACAGAGCTCCGTTTAATATTGCCTACCTTGACCTGAGCCTGCCTGCTTATGCCGAGAAAAATATATTTTCAGGGTTTGATCTTGGCTTACTTATCCGTAAAATTATGCCTGACTGTATTGTAATTATACTTACTATGCATAGTGAGTCATCTTTAGTTGACAGGCTGATTAAAGAAATTAACCCTCAGGGAATCATGTGCAAAAGTGATATTGATATTGATGAATTCCTGAATGCTTTTAAAATAATATTTAGCGGTGACACTTATTTAAGCAGCAAGATTGTAAAATCACTTAAGGAAAAAGTGTTTGACAACTATAAGCTTGATAATTATGACAAGCAGATACTGATGCGCCTGAGCGAAGGAATCCAAACTATAAATATCCCCAATTATGTTCCGTTGTCATTAAGCGCAATAGAAAAGCGCAAAGAGCAGATGAAAAATATGCTGCTGCAGGGGAAGGCCGGTGATGACAGTGAACTTGTAGAGGCAATAAAAAAAATCGGGATTCTCTAA
- a CDS encoding LytTR family DNA-binding domain-containing protein yields MQYSYLIIDDDAEYPAQVLSLFESFPEFFCVGIATGHEDAINKILDLQPDIIILEPRGNQSKDSLSFSVITDLHQYIDNLPHFIIHTNSTKLAYDAIKAGAADYILKPLDSIELRKSLLKFKKGFTKSKTVSILDDNGSNETICIKSYSDYQFVPLNDIIYLKADNNTTDFYLHNGRKLTAYKTLKHYEASLPMNFSRIHNSYIVNINFISRINLGKSLCYLNNSDISISFSKTFKDNIEAIIRRIAPGNI; encoded by the coding sequence GTGCAATATTCCTACCTAATAATTGATGATGATGCGGAATATCCGGCACAAGTTCTCAGTTTGTTTGAGTCTTTTCCGGAATTTTTTTGCGTTGGCATTGCTACGGGTCATGAAGATGCAATAAATAAAATTTTAGACTTACAGCCAGATATTATAATCCTTGAGCCTCGGGGCAACCAAAGCAAAGACAGCCTGTCATTTTCTGTTATAACAGATTTACATCAATATATCGATAATTTACCGCACTTTATTATACATACAAATTCAACCAAGCTTGCGTATGATGCTATTAAAGCTGGTGCGGCGGACTATATACTTAAACCATTAGATTCAATAGAGTTGAGAAAAAGCCTGCTTAAGTTTAAAAAAGGTTTCACAAAATCTAAAACTGTAAGCATTTTAGATGATAATGGCAGTAATGAAACCATCTGCATAAAGTCATATAGTGATTATCAATTTGTACCGCTTAATGATATAATTTATCTTAAAGCAGATAATAATACAACCGATTTTTATTTGCACAACGGCAGAAAACTTACTGCTTATAAAACGTTAAAGCATTATGAGGCGAGTTTGCCCATGAATTTTTCAAGAATACATAATAGTTACATTGTAAATATTAATTTTATATCCCGAATTAATCTCGGTAAATCACTGTGTTATTTAAATAATAGTGATATTTCAATATCGTTTTCAAAAACATTTAAAGACAATATTGAAGCTATA